In one window of Tripterygium wilfordii isolate XIE 37 chromosome 1, ASM1340144v1, whole genome shotgun sequence DNA:
- the LOC120002851 gene encoding CTD nuclear envelope phosphatase 1 homolog translates to MAELTQAEVYSTRPSLQLLRTLLNWLGFFFQIFLRIIRALGHHTLLSSSLPFKPLPVVELPETDPATTVDVSPAVPPSVAVDRLERLTVVLDLDETLVCAYETSSLPAALRNQATEAGLTWFELECISSEKECEGKPKINYVTVFERPGLQEFLKELSKFADLVLFTAGLEGYARPLVDRIDVESLFMLRLYRPSTISTEYREHVKDLSCLSKNLCRTVIVDNNPFSFLLQPINGIPCIAFTAGQPRDTQLLDVLLPLLKHLSQQNDVRPLLYERFHMPEWFQKQGIPASSWPSLE, encoded by the exons ATGGCCGAGTTGACTCAGGCCGAGGTTTACTCGACTCGGCCCTCTCTGCAACTTCTGAGGACTCTGTTGAACTGGCTTGGATTCTTCTTCCAGATCTTCCTCAGAATCATCAGAGCTCTCGGCCATCACactctcctctcctcttctcTGCCCTTCAAACCCTTGCCCGTCGTCGAGTTGCCGGAGACCGATCCTGCCACCACCGTTGACGTCTCCCCAGCCGTTCCTCCCTCGGTCGCCGTCGACCGTCTCGAGAGACTAACG GTTGTGCTTGATTTGGATGAAACTTTAGTATGTGCATACGAGACATCAAGTTTGCCAGCTGCTCTGCGCAATCAAGCCACCGAGGCTGGATTGACGTGGTTCGAGCTGGAATGCATATCTTCTGAGAAG GAATGTGAAGGAAAGCCTAAGATAAATTACGTTACGGTGTTTGAGCGTCCAGGATTGCAAGAATTTTTGAAGGAACTTAGTAAATTTGCAGATCTTGTGCTGTTTACTGCTGGCCTTGAAG GATATGCAAGACCTCTTGTTGACAGAATAGATGTGGAAAGTCTATTTATGCTTCGTCTTTATCGGCCTTCAACAATTAGCAC GGAGTATAGGGAGCATGTGAAAGATCTCTCTTGCTTATCTAAAAATCTATGTCGGACAGTCATAGTTGACAACAATCCATTCAGTTTCTTGCTGCAACCAATTAATGGAATTCCTTGTATTGCTTTCACTGCAGGGCAACCACGCGATACACAG CTGCTGGATGTTCTTCTTCCACTTCTCAAGCATCTATCTCAGCAAAACGATGTCAGACCTTTGCTTTATGAAAGGTTCCACATGCCTGAATGGTTTCAAAAGCAGGGAATCCCCGCATCCAGTTGGCCATCGTTAGAATAA